From one Triticum aestivum cultivar Chinese Spring chromosome 4B, IWGSC CS RefSeq v2.1, whole genome shotgun sequence genomic stretch:
- the LOC123092721 gene encoding protein CHAPERONE-LIKE PROTEIN OF POR1, chloroplastic, producing MLAHGLASNPLRATRSPLTPRASSAPLGLVSSLGFNRGRKENVKLFVNVDRYTKYNAPSITQRCSRISPFASASFGDMADSSNPIFPRIHVKDPYQRLGISKEASEEEIRAARNFLISKYAGHKPSVDAIESAHDKIIMQSFFDRKKPKVDLKKKFRELSQSRPVKAVQGRFYTPSNKFIWKTAITFVLLGVLTLVFPTEEGPTLQVLISCAANIYFLYQRLKSGWKSFFYGFGSFFASWFLATFLMVSVIPPILPGPRNLEVSTACVAYAFLFVSSTFLK from the exons ATGTTGGCGCATGGTCTAGCAAGCAATCCCTTGAGGGCTACTCGATCTCCACTTACTCCGAGGGCGTCAAGTGCACCCCTGGGACTCGTCTCTTCATTGGGATTCAACAGGGGGCGTAAGGAAAATGTAAAACTTTTTGTCAATGTTGATAG ATACACAAAATATAATGCTCCTTCCATTACACAGCGATGTTCCAGAATATCACCATTTGCATCTGCATCCTTTGGTGACATGGCGGACTCTTCAAATC CCATTTTTCCTAGAATCCATGTGAAGGATCCGTATCAACGGCTTGGAATCAGCAAGGAAGCATCTGAAGAAGAAATTCGAGCTGCCAGGAACTTTCTCATAAGCAAGTATGCAGGGCATAAGCCAAGTGTTGATGCAATTGAGTCTGCGCATGACAAAATCATCATGCAGAGTTTCTTTGATAGAAAAAAACCAAAAGTGGATCTCAAGAAAAAATTTAGGGAACTTAGTCAGTCACGTCCAGTCAAGGCTGTTCAGGGCAGATTTTACACGCCATCTAACAAATTTATTTGGAAGACAGCGATTACTTTTGTCTTGCTTGGAGTGCTTACCCTTGTTTTCCCTACTGAAGAAGGTCCAACTCTCCAGGTCTTAATCTCTTGTGCGGCAAATATCTATTTCCTTTATCAGCGGCTTAAAAGTGGATGGAAATCATTCTTTTATGG GTTCGGCTCCTTCTTTGCTTCCTGGTTTCTTGCCACATTCTTGATGGTATCGGTAATTCCGCCTATACTGCCTGGTCCAAGAAACTTGGAAGTGAGCACGGCATGTGTTGCTTACGCATTCCTTTTTGTATCATCAACCTTCCTGAAGTAG